A single window of Candidatus Bathyarchaeota archaeon DNA harbors:
- a CDS encoding ATP-binding protein, with amino-acid sequence MKIYKKEGDVIQIISFPNEIVEKGDYLLIEDPIVDKGLLVQVIDVQFANVPGVFEEILRDAVLDEEVEGENYDPMEVSSQISILKDTKLLICRIRGVLSNGEIIFGMNYLPSRTLSKIIPYKIENFINSTSRSRPFQVGKIRGEIELILDVKSLDGKLNIITGKKGTGKSHLAKLLILNLIKYGAPCIIFDVNGEYINLNRKKTGEAINFGKFITLTPKVNMKFTLPQAKLTPVLNMMIYSLDLPSTSARVFIKIWRELDKRGELSLTSLGEAILRWDCHESVRDALYARYNMMVESGLFTDNINESLDFEFLMKSISNGGAVVVNLKNQSAMVRRMIVELTLNKLTELLSNWKLQAIFLFAEEAHLYLRETYWDDIVTRMRHLGIFATFITNQPDTIQETIYRQADNIFLFNFSNEHDLEVVSKTAKIDSETVKKIVKELPPHYCLIIGDIVNNFPVVVKVEPLEFETMGETRFFFKN; translated from the coding sequence ATGAAGATTTATAAAAAAGAAGGTGATGTAATTCAAATAATAAGTTTTCCAAATGAAATTGTAGAAAAGGGGGATTACCTTTTAATTGAAGACCCAATCGTTGATAAAGGTCTATTAGTCCAAGTTATAGATGTTCAATTTGCAAATGTTCCAGGAGTATTTGAAGAGATTTTAAGAGATGCTGTTTTAGACGAGGAAGTTGAAGGGGAAAACTATGATCCAATGGAAGTTTCTTCACAAATTTCAATATTAAAGGATACTAAACTTTTAATATGTAGGATAAGAGGAGTTTTAAGTAATGGAGAAATAATTTTTGGAATGAATTATTTACCTTCAAGAACTCTATCTAAAATAATTCCATATAAAATTGAAAACTTTATTAATTCAACAAGTAGAAGCAGACCTTTTCAAGTTGGAAAAATTCGAGGAGAAATAGAGTTAATTTTAGATGTTAAATCATTAGATGGAAAATTAAATATTATAACAGGAAAAAAAGGTACAGGAAAATCTCATTTAGCTAAATTATTAATTTTAAACTTAATTAAGTATGGTGCTCCATGCATAATTTTTGATGTAAATGGAGAATATATAAATTTAAACAGGAAAAAAACAGGAGAGGCAATAAACTTTGGTAAATTCATTACTTTAACTCCAAAAGTTAATATGAAGTTTACTTTACCTCAAGCTAAACTTACTCCAGTATTAAACATGATGATTTACTCTCTGGATTTACCAAGTACTTCAGCTAGAGTTTTCATCAAAATTTGGAGGGAACTAGATAAAAGAGGAGAATTAAGTTTAACTTCTTTAGGAGAAGCTATATTAAGATGGGATTGCCACGAAAGTGTTAGAGATGCATTATACGCTAGATATAATATGATGGTTGAATCAGGTTTATTCACTGATAACATTAATGAATCTTTAGATTTTGAGTTTTTAATGAAAAGTATTTCTAATGGTGGAGCGGTTGTAGTTAATTTAAAAAATCAATCAGCTATGGTTAGAAGAATGATTGTTGAATTAACACTTAATAAACTTACAGAGCTTTTATCAAATTGGAAGCTTCAAGCAATATTTTTATTTGCTGAAGAAGCGCATCTTTACTTAAGAGAAACTTATTGGGATGATATAGTAACTAGAATGAGACACCTTGGAATTTTCGCAACTTTTATAACTAATCAACCTGATACAATTCAAGAAACAATTTATAGACAAGCAGATAATATTTTTTTATTTAATTTCTCAAACGAGCATGATTTAGAAGTTGTATCTAAAACCGCTAAAATAGATTCTGAAACTGTAAAAAAAATAGTTAAAGAGCTCCCACCACATTACTGTTTAATAATAGGTGATATAGTAAATAATTTTCCAGTAGTAGTGAAGGTTGAACCTCTTGAATTTGAAACAATGGGAGAAACAAGATTCTTCTTTAAAAATTAA
- a CDS encoding dihydroorotate dehydrogenase electron transfer subunit has protein sequence MNLKQWEKQDSSLKINYLKNEDALRIVKIRKVKKETPTVKTLTFYDEKCVSAKPGQFIMVWIPNIDEIPISIALTNEKGLITIAIKKVGEATEALHNLTPKDKIGIRGPYGTFFSNYLNEEVIIAAGGVGIAPLMTVIKDLATFKNKAKIIFGAENKRELLFLKLIEEIILNKPFLEFIPVTIDGSYGVKSDVVNILKEKLKGFKGQVLTCGPEPMIYKIFKLCIKKGIKLQASLERIMKCGIGVCGSCDLAGFRVCKDGPVFNIELLKRMSEELGVYKRDYSGNLIELT, from the coding sequence TTGAATTTGAAACAATGGGAGAAACAAGATTCTTCTTTAAAAATTAATTATTTAAAAAATGAAGACGCGCTTAGAATAGTTAAAATAAGGAAAGTTAAAAAAGAAACTCCAACCGTTAAAACTTTAACTTTCTATGATGAAAAATGTGTTTCAGCTAAACCAGGTCAATTCATAATGGTTTGGATTCCAAATATAGATGAAATACCTATAAGCATAGCTTTAACAAATGAGAAAGGCTTAATTACAATTGCTATTAAAAAGGTTGGAGAAGCAACTGAAGCATTACATAATTTAACACCTAAAGATAAAATTGGTATTAGAGGCCCATATGGAACATTCTTTTCAAACTACTTAAATGAAGAAGTTATAATAGCTGCAGGTGGAGTTGGAATAGCCCCATTAATGACTGTAATTAAAGATTTAGCTACTTTTAAAAATAAAGCGAAAATAATTTTTGGTGCTGAAAATAAACGAGAACTTCTTTTCTTAAAATTAATTGAAGAAATAATTTTAAATAAACCATTTCTAGAATTTATTCCGGTAACAATCGATGGAAGTTATGGAGTTAAAAGTGATGTTGTTAATATTTTAAAAGAGAAACTTAAGGGATTTAAAGGACAAGTTTTAACCTGCGGTCCAGAACCTATGATTTATAAAATATTTAAGCTTTGTATTAAAAAGGGTATAAAACTTCAAGCAAGTTTAGAGAGAATAATGAAGTGTGGAATAGGTGTATGTGGAAGCTGCGATTTAGCAGGATTTAGAGTATGTAAAGATGGCCCAGTGTTTAACATTGAGTTATTAAAACGTATGAGCGAAGAATTAGGAGTTTACAAAAGGGATTATTCAGGAAACCTTATAGAATTAACTTAA
- a CDS encoding 30S ribosomal protein S30e, with product MPTHGSITKAGKVRSQTPKIQGRERHSPIPKVRVRNNAYKRLVLGRKPGQNWMFIKK from the coding sequence ATGCCAACTCACGGTTCAATAACTAAAGCGGGAAAAGTTAGATCGCAAACTCCTAAAATTCAAGGAAGAGAAAGACATTCCCCTATACCTAAAGTTAGAGTTAGAAATAATGCTTATAAAAGATTAGTTTTAGGGAGAAAACCTGGACAAAACTGGATGTTTATTAAAAAGTAA
- a CDS encoding acetyl-CoA decarbonylase/synthase complex subunit gamma: protein MPKKSLSPTEVYKYLPKTNCKECGEENCMAFATKLVNREVALDKCSPLLTNKYKENYKVLWEMLKPPVKEVTIGSESNSVKIGGKLVMYRHELTWVNPTAIAIDVSDDMPEEEIIKRVKEVESFSYDYIGQKLKLDLIAIRSVSNDPNIFRAAVKKVSSITNLPLILCSLDSNVMEAGLIEVSRKKPLIYAATKENWKEMAELSLMYKCPLTVFSPNDLKTLKSLTKTLLAYGVEDLVLDPGTFWNGLGDTINNFTMLRRASCKEEDELLGFPLLAVPAIVWMQPDEYPEVTIWKETCLASMLIARYADILIMHSLEGWSLLPLTILRENLYTDPRKPVAVESGIKVFGAPNDESPVLLTSNFALTYYTVASDIEAGKINCYLLVVDTEGLSIESAIAGRKLTAEKIAETLKETGIENKVKHKTLIIPGRAARLSGEIEELTGWKVLVGPMDSSGIPKFIQEKWVKA, encoded by the coding sequence ATGCCTAAAAAATCTTTAAGTCCAACAGAAGTTTATAAGTATTTACCTAAAACTAATTGTAAAGAATGTGGTGAAGAAAATTGTATGGCTTTTGCTACTAAACTAGTTAATAGAGAAGTTGCATTAGATAAATGTTCTCCTTTATTAACAAATAAGTATAAGGAAAATTACAAAGTTTTATGGGAAATGCTTAAACCTCCAGTAAAAGAAGTTACAATAGGATCTGAAAGTAATAGTGTTAAAATTGGCGGTAAACTTGTTATGTATAGGCATGAATTAACATGGGTTAATCCAACAGCTATAGCAATAGATGTTTCAGATGATATGCCTGAAGAAGAAATAATTAAAAGAGTTAAAGAAGTTGAGAGTTTTTCATATGATTATATTGGGCAAAAATTGAAGCTTGATTTAATTGCTATTAGATCAGTTTCAAATGATCCAAATATATTTAGAGCTGCCGTTAAAAAAGTCTCTTCAATTACGAATCTTCCATTAATATTATGTTCTTTAGATTCAAATGTTATGGAAGCTGGGTTAATAGAAGTTTCTAGAAAAAAACCATTAATTTATGCAGCTACTAAAGAAAATTGGAAGGAAATGGCTGAGCTTTCATTAATGTATAAATGTCCATTAACTGTTTTTTCACCAAACGATTTAAAAACTTTAAAATCTTTAACAAAGACTTTGCTTGCTTATGGTGTTGAAGATTTAGTTTTAGATCCTGGAACATTTTGGAATGGACTTGGGGATACAATAAATAATTTCACGATGTTAAGAAGAGCCTCTTGTAAAGAGGAGGATGAGCTTTTAGGTTTTCCACTACTTGCTGTTCCAGCAATAGTTTGGATGCAACCTGATGAATATCCAGAAGTAACGATATGGAAAGAAACATGTCTCGCATCCATGTTAATAGCTAGATACGCTGATATTTTAATAATGCACAGTCTTGAAGGTTGGAGTTTGCTTCCATTAACTATTCTTAGAGAAAACCTATATACTGATCCTAGAAAACCTGTAGCTGTTGAATCTGGAATTAAAGTTTTTGGTGCACCAAATGATGAATCACCAGTTCTTTTAACGTCAAATTTTGCTTTAACATACTATACTGTTGCTTCAGATATTGAAGCGGGTAAAATCAATTGTTACTTGTTGGTGGTAGATACAGAGGGATTATCTATTGAAAGTGCAATTGCTGGAAGAAAACTTACAGCTGAAAAAATTGCTGAGACACTTAAAGAAACTGGTATTGAAAATAAAGTTAAGCATAAAACATTGATTATTCCTGGAAGAGCCGCTAGATTAAGTGGAGAAATTGAAGAGCTTACAGGATGGAAAGTTCTTGTTGGACCTATGGATTCTTCTGGAATACCAAAGTTTATACAAGAAAAATGGGTTAAAGCATAA
- the cdhD gene encoding CO dehydrogenase/acetyl-CoA synthase subunit delta, with protein sequence MSRKYKEKNEGVSDFGIDIIKILSEFQEVELENVEIKVKELEFLLQPFITRIPLPKVEAPLKVKPKEILMEEFHPPIMKYPGEIVEVKIGATKSEGGTRGRTVTIGGEKAPAFYLFEYPPPNPPVISIDVFDMKIPLAKAVKMHVEDVLEDPAAWAKKAVDKWGAEVINLHLVSIDPLLKDTKPSEAAKTVEEVLQAVDVPLAVGGCGDPEKDLKVFEKVAEVAEGENILFNSVTLNMDIKRTAEAIKKHNHCVIAFTAMNMDDARELNRKLYEFLPKNKIVIDTTTAALGYGLEYAFTVMERTRLAALMGDTELQHPISSGTTNAWAAREAWISMDPKWGPKELRGPIWETVSALTLLLAGVDYFMMMHPAAVKTVKEVIKKLTVKEEAEKIYNWIVNLKR encoded by the coding sequence ATGAGTAGAAAATATAAAGAAAAAAATGAAGGCGTTAGCGATTTTGGAATTGATATAATTAAAATTTTAAGTGAATTTCAAGAAGTAGAACTTGAAAATGTTGAAATAAAAGTTAAAGAGTTAGAATTTTTGCTTCAACCATTTATAACGCGCATTCCTTTACCTAAAGTTGAGGCTCCTCTAAAAGTTAAACCAAAAGAAATTTTAATGGAAGAATTTCATCCGCCTATAATGAAATATCCTGGAGAAATTGTTGAAGTTAAAATTGGTGCAACTAAAAGTGAAGGGGGAACTAGAGGTAGAACAGTAACTATAGGTGGAGAAAAAGCGCCTGCTTTTTACCTTTTTGAATATCCTCCACCAAACCCTCCAGTAATTTCAATAGATGTTTTTGATATGAAAATTCCTTTAGCTAAAGCTGTAAAAATGCATGTTGAAGATGTTCTTGAAGATCCTGCAGCATGGGCTAAAAAAGCTGTAGATAAATGGGGTGCCGAAGTAATTAATCTTCATCTAGTAAGTATAGATCCTCTTCTTAAAGATACTAAACCTTCAGAAGCAGCTAAAACAGTTGAAGAAGTTCTTCAAGCAGTTGATGTTCCTTTAGCTGTTGGTGGATGTGGAGATCCAGAAAAAGACTTGAAAGTTTTCGAGAAAGTGGCTGAGGTGGCTGAAGGAGAAAATATTTTATTTAATTCTGTAACCTTAAATATGGATATTAAAAGAACAGCTGAAGCTATTAAAAAGCATAACCATTGTGTTATAGCTTTTACAGCTATGAACATGGATGATGCACGAGAGTTAAACCGTAAACTTTACGAGTTTTTACCTAAAAATAAAATTGTAATTGATACAACTACAGCAGCTTTAGGATATGGTTTAGAATATGCATTTACAGTTATGGAGAGAACTAGATTAGCTGCATTAATGGGTGATACTGAACTTCAACATCCAATCTCTTCTGGAACAACTAATGCTTGGGCTGCTAGAGAAGCTTGGATAAGTATGGATCCTAAATGGGGTCCTAAAGAGCTTAGAGGGCCAATTTGGGAAACTGTTTCAGCTTTAACTTTGCTTTTAGCTGGAGTAGATTACTTTATGATGATGCATCCTGCTGCTGTTAAAACTGTTAAAGAAGTGATTAAAAAGTTAACTGTTAAAGAAGAGGCTGAAAAAATTTACAATTGGATTGTGAATTTAAAAAGGTGA
- the cdhC gene encoding CO dehydrogenase/CO-methylating acetyl-CoA synthase complex subunit beta, protein MFSDIPVDVGVIYEGERIRKPDMHVEFGGPKVESKFELVKARKMDEIDDGKIQIIGPDIKGLEEGKSYPLGIIVEVAGKEIEEDLEGVIERRIHEYCNYIEGFMHLNQRYDIWLRLSKKSFRKGLNSFILIGKVLQRLFKSELPIIEKIQITFITDPEKVKEMEKIAREIYEKRDARARGLKDEEVDCFYGCTLCQSFAPTHVCVITPQRYANCGAISWFDGRAAARIDPKGPIFKIEVGKLVDTFKGEWEGVNEAVKKKSLGEIERVWLYTAFGYPHTSCGCFEAIAFYIPEVDGIGIIHRDFKGVAVNGLPFSTMADSTAGGRQVDGFHGISIEYMRSRKFLQADGGWNRIVWMPSSIKERIKDFIPKDIIDKIATENDVKTIEELKDFLKNKNHPVVHRWKIEEEEKKEEEIVTPKLEETPPLVMEASTLPLTTGGGFKIILKDAVITAKKVIIKKEKKVETK, encoded by the coding sequence ATGTTTAGTGATATTCCAGTTGATGTTGGAGTTATTTACGAAGGGGAACGAATTAGAAAACCTGATATGCATGTTGAATTTGGAGGACCAAAAGTAGAGAGTAAATTTGAGCTTGTTAAAGCGAGAAAAATGGATGAAATAGATGATGGAAAAATTCAAATCATAGGTCCAGATATTAAGGGTTTAGAGGAAGGTAAAAGTTATCCTTTAGGAATTATTGTTGAAGTAGCTGGAAAAGAAATTGAGGAAGATCTTGAAGGAGTTATAGAAAGGAGAATTCATGAATACTGCAATTACATTGAAGGGTTCATGCATTTAAATCAAAGATATGATATTTGGTTAAGATTAAGTAAGAAATCATTTAGAAAAGGTTTAAACTCATTTATTTTGATAGGGAAAGTGCTTCAAAGACTTTTCAAAAGTGAACTTCCTATAATTGAGAAAATTCAAATAACATTTATAACTGATCCTGAAAAAGTTAAGGAAATGGAGAAAATAGCTAGAGAAATTTATGAGAAAAGAGATGCTAGAGCTAGAGGATTAAAAGATGAGGAAGTAGATTGTTTTTATGGTTGTACTCTTTGCCAATCTTTTGCACCAACACATGTATGTGTAATAACCCCCCAAAGATATGCTAATTGTGGAGCTATAAGTTGGTTTGATGGAAGAGCCGCTGCAAGAATAGACCCTAAAGGACCAATATTTAAAATAGAAGTTGGAAAATTGGTGGATACTTTTAAAGGAGAATGGGAAGGCGTAAATGAAGCTGTAAAAAAGAAATCCCTTGGAGAAATAGAAAGAGTATGGCTTTACACCGCTTTTGGCTATCCTCATACATCTTGTGGATGTTTCGAGGCAATAGCTTTTTATATTCCTGAAGTTGATGGTATAGGAATAATTCATAGAGATTTTAAAGGTGTAGCCGTAAATGGGTTACCTTTCTCAACTATGGCTGATTCAACAGCTGGAGGTAGACAAGTTGATGGTTTTCATGGAATCTCAATAGAATATATGCGTTCTCGAAAATTTCTTCAAGCTGATGGTGGATGGAACAGAATTGTATGGATGCCATCTAGTATTAAAGAAAGAATTAAAGATTTTATTCCAAAAGATATAATAGACAAAATAGCTACTGAAAACGATGTGAAAACAATAGAGGAATTAAAAGATTTTCTTAAAAACAAAAATCATCCTGTTGTTCACAGATGGAAAATTGAAGAAGAAGAGAAAAAAGAGGAGGAAATTGTTACACCTAAACTTGAGGAAACTCCTCCATTAGTAATGGAAGCTTCTACACTCCCCTTAACAACTGGAGGAGGATTTAAAATTATTTTGAAGGATGCTGTAATAACAGCTAAAAAAGTTATAATTAAAAAAGAAAAGAAGGTGGAAACCAAATGA
- the cdhB gene encoding CO dehydrogenase/acetyl-CoA synthase complex subunit epsilon codes for MIAEPWQKAEIPGPTKSFIIQKPEVAAALIKKAKHPLLIVGHEVVEKLNSEIKLVDYIVRIAKAGKIPVIASGKAFTEIKNFIPVSLMSIVEVGSRLIDPKWNGIDGLGPHDLALFIGIPYYVEWLLLSGIKHFSNVTTISLNRFYQPHASWSFPNLSLKEWIKNLEILIKTLEGG; via the coding sequence ATGATTGCTGAACCTTGGCAAAAAGCTGAAATTCCCGGTCCAACAAAAAGTTTTATAATTCAAAAACCTGAAGTAGCAGCTGCATTAATAAAAAAAGCTAAACATCCTTTGCTCATAGTTGGTCATGAAGTTGTTGAAAAATTAAATAGTGAAATTAAACTTGTAGATTATATTGTTAGGATTGCTAAAGCTGGAAAAATACCGGTAATAGCATCTGGAAAAGCCTTTACTGAAATTAAAAATTTTATTCCTGTTTCGCTTATGTCTATAGTTGAAGTTGGAAGCAGGCTTATAGATCCAAAATGGAATGGAATAGATGGATTAGGGCCTCATGATTTAGCATTATTTATAGGTATCCCATATTATGTTGAGTGGCTTTTATTATCTGGAATAAAACACTTTTCAAATGTCACAACAATTTCTCTTAATAGGTTTTATCAACCTCATGCTTCATGGTCTTTCCCAAATTTAAGTTTAAAAGAATGGATTAAAAACTTAGAGATTTTAATTAAAACTTTAGAAGGAGGTTAA
- the cdhA gene encoding CO dehydrogenase/acetyl-CoA synthase complex subunit epsilon, which produces MSKKTLKLKIGELKTSLGEIKDFEISIGRILEETWEEEVGPTPFPSISDLRNWDLKLLERYKPFYMPFCDVCCLCTMGKCDLTKDKRGACGLTMPAQQSRIVLLACCIGAATHTAHARHLVEHLIEKYGKKWVIDVGGVNIEVEAPIIRLVCGIKPKTLGDLEEVLDYVEKEIVQLLSATHTGQEGSFIDFESKIFHAGMLDHVALEVADIAQISAYGFPKADPEAPLVEIGFGVVDKSKPTILVIGHNVPSAISIVDYLEDIGLRDKVEVCGICCTAHDLSRYDPKAKIVGPISWQLRFIRSGIPDVIVVDEQCIRADALIEAQKIKAPLIATSEKNCLGLLDRTGDQPSEVIKDLVDGKIPGALILDHDKVGEIAVKTALLIAPKRIKFKSIPDIQSVIEGAKKCRKCFECSRACPNNLPIPEAMEEATKGVFKKLSDLLDLCIGCGRCESACPINIPIHSFMEVAAEKKLKEEKFKIRAGRGAIQDVEIRQVGSPIVLGEIPGVIAFVGCANYAKSGKEVVEMADEFAKRNYIIVSSGCAAMSMAMYKNGEGKTIYEMYPGVFDAGGVSNVGSCVSNSHIAGAAIKIASIFAKRKLRGNYEEIADYILNRVGAVGVGWGAMSQKAASIASGFWRLGIPVVVGPHGFKYRRMLLGRKENMEDWYVYDARSGEKIYVGPAPEHLFYSAETKEEAMVMIPKLCMRPNDTTKGRAIKLTNYIDLHKRIYGTLPNDLHMFIRTVADIPITMKDEVLEFLKEKEWKENIIPDPTLLPRLIRKRRE; this is translated from the coding sequence ATGAGTAAAAAAACTTTAAAGTTAAAAATAGGTGAATTAAAAACAAGCCTAGGTGAAATAAAAGATTTTGAAATTTCTATTGGTCGTATTCTTGAAGAAACATGGGAAGAGGAAGTTGGTCCTACACCTTTTCCATCTATTTCAGATTTAAGAAACTGGGATTTAAAACTTCTTGAAAGATATAAACCATTTTATATGCCTTTTTGTGATGTTTGCTGTTTATGTACAATGGGTAAATGCGATTTAACAAAAGATAAAAGGGGTGCATGCGGTTTAACAATGCCTGCGCAACAATCAAGAATAGTTCTATTAGCTTGTTGCATTGGCGCTGCTACACATACTGCGCATGCTCGCCATTTAGTAGAGCATTTAATAGAAAAATATGGTAAGAAATGGGTAATAGATGTAGGAGGAGTAAACATTGAAGTTGAAGCACCAATTATTAGGTTAGTATGTGGAATAAAACCTAAAACATTAGGTGATTTAGAAGAAGTTTTAGATTATGTAGAAAAAGAAATAGTACAGTTACTTTCAGCTACTCATACAGGTCAGGAAGGGAGCTTCATAGATTTTGAATCAAAAATTTTTCATGCTGGAATGCTTGATCATGTAGCTTTAGAAGTAGCTGATATAGCTCAAATTTCAGCTTATGGATTTCCTAAAGCTGATCCTGAAGCCCCTCTTGTAGAAATAGGCTTTGGAGTTGTAGATAAATCTAAACCTACTATTCTTGTTATAGGTCATAACGTTCCATCAGCCATAAGTATTGTTGATTACCTAGAAGATATTGGACTTAGAGATAAGGTTGAAGTATGCGGAATATGCTGTACCGCTCATGATCTTTCTAGGTATGACCCTAAAGCTAAAATTGTTGGTCCAATCTCTTGGCAGCTAAGATTTATTAGATCAGGGATTCCAGATGTAATTGTTGTAGATGAGCAATGCATTAGAGCTGACGCCTTAATTGAAGCGCAAAAAATTAAAGCTCCATTAATAGCTACTAGCGAGAAAAATTGTTTAGGATTACTTGATAGAACCGGTGATCAACCATCTGAAGTAATAAAAGATTTAGTTGATGGTAAAATTCCAGGAGCATTAATATTAGATCATGATAAGGTTGGGGAAATCGCTGTTAAAACAGCTTTATTAATAGCTCCGAAAAGAATTAAGTTTAAATCTATTCCAGATATTCAAAGCGTTATTGAAGGAGCTAAAAAATGTAGGAAATGTTTTGAATGCTCTAGAGCATGTCCAAATAATTTACCTATTCCAGAAGCTATGGAGGAAGCTACTAAAGGAGTTTTCAAAAAGTTATCTGATTTATTAGATCTATGTATAGGTTGCGGAAGATGCGAAAGCGCTTGTCCAATTAATATTCCTATTCATTCATTCATGGAGGTTGCTGCAGAGAAAAAATTGAAGGAAGAAAAGTTTAAGATTAGAGCTGGGCGAGGTGCAATTCAAGATGTTGAAATTCGTCAAGTTGGAAGCCCAATAGTTTTAGGTGAAATTCCAGGTGTTATAGCTTTCGTTGGATGCGCTAATTATGCGAAAAGTGGTAAAGAAGTTGTTGAAATGGCTGATGAATTCGCTAAAAGAAATTATATAATTGTGTCTTCAGGTTGTGCAGCTATGTCTATGGCTATGTATAAAAATGGTGAAGGAAAAACAATTTATGAAATGTATCCCGGTGTCTTTGATGCTGGAGGAGTAAGTAATGTTGGTTCTTGTGTTTCAAACTCACATATTGCTGGAGCAGCTATAAAAATCGCAAGCATATTTGCTAAGAGAAAACTTCGTGGAAACTATGAAGAAATAGCTGATTACATATTAAATAGGGTTGGAGCTGTTGGAGTTGGTTGGGGGGCTATGTCTCAAAAAGCAGCTTCTATAGCCAGCGGTTTTTGGAGACTTGGAATACCAGTTGTAGTTGGTCCTCATGGATTTAAATATAGAAGAATGCTTTTAGGAAGGAAAGAAAATATGGAAGATTGGTATGTTTACGATGCTAGAAGTGGAGAGAAAATTTATGTCGGTCCTGCACCAGAACATTTATTTTATTCAGCTGAAACTAAAGAAGAAGCAATGGTTATGATTCCAAAACTTTGCATGAGACCTAATGATACAACTAAGGGGAGGGCTATTAAACTTACGAATTATATAGATTTACATAAAAGAATTTATGGGACATTACCTAATGATCTTCATATGTTTATCAGAACCGTTGCCGATATACCTATAACAATGAAAGATGAAGTTTTAGAGTTTTTAAAAGAAAAAGAGTGGAAAGAGAATATTATTCCTGATCCAACTCTCTTACCGAGATTAATTAGAAAAAGAAGGGAATAA